One window of the Gambusia affinis linkage group LG01, SWU_Gaff_1.0, whole genome shotgun sequence genome contains the following:
- the fam43b gene encoding protein FAM43B, with amino-acid sequence MLPWRRNKFVLVEDDAKTKPKSLGTGLTYHSILSSLLRSCPDLLPDCPFDWVGSIFHTKRQKVELNKEEPVYTVRYLGSVVTITAKGDGCSQEAVAKIWARSNYGEQSVKMRLTVGSQGIRMSADKSGKKKPIHLYSLNRITYCAADPCRPKILAWIYRHQVKNMAVVLRCHAVLVSKSEKAQAIALSLYQNATSAFSEFKRLKRQSDFRHRQQQLLGEEAVPLMPLRRLLNGQCHYKPPAENPGTTTRLCSITEEEEEEEEEEQDSRNKNNKEKEAKEKQKVLTTNTDPTQLLSELDIGDIARLEQCQINFVSDSNNNTFTFITSLV; translated from the coding sequence ATGTTACCCTGGAGAAggaataagtttgttttggtgGAGGATGATGCCAAGACTAAGCCCAAGAGTCTGGGGACAGGGCTGACCTACCACTCcatcctctcctctctgctgcgCTCATGTCCAGACTTGCTCCCTGACTGCCCCTTTGACTGGGTGGGCAGCATCTTTCATACCAAACGGCAGAAGGTGGAACTCAACAAAGAGGAGCCCGTTTACACCGTGCGTTACCTTGGGAGTGTGGTTACCATCACAGCAAAGGGAGACGGCTGTTCCCAGGAGGCGGTGGCCAAGATCTGGGCAAGGAGCAACTATGGGGAGCAGAGTGTCAAGATGAGGTTGACGGTGGGGTCACAGGGCATAAGAATGAGTGCTGACAAATCTGGGAAGAAGAAACCCATCCATCTGTACTCTCTGAACAGAATCACCTACTGCGCAGCCGACCCATGCCGGCCCAAAATCCTGGCTTGGATCTACAGGCACCAGGTGAAAAACATGGCGGTGGTGCTCCGGTGTCACGCTGTGCTGGTCAGCAAGTCAGAGAAAGCTCAAGCGATCGCCCTCAGCCTCTACCAGAACGCCACCTCGGCTTTCAGCGAGTTCAAGCGGCTGAAGCGTCAGAGCGATTTCCGGCAccgccagcagcagctgctgggcgAGGAAGCAGTACCCCTGATGCCACTTAGGAGGCTGCTGAATGGGCAGTGCCACTACAAACCGCCTGCTGAAAACCCGGGCACCACCACTCGCCTCTGCTCCAtcacagaggaagaagaagaggaagaagaggaggaacaggacagcagaaataaaaacaacaaagagaaagaggCAAAGGAGAAGCAGAAGGTCCTGACAACAAACACAGACCCGACTCAGCTACTATCAGAGCTGGACATTGGGGACATCGCCCGACTGGAGCAGTGCCAAATCAACTTTGTCAGCGACAGCAACAACAATACGTTTACATTCATAACCTCTCTTGTGTGA
- the mul1b gene encoding mitochondrial ubiquitin ligase activator of NFKB 1: MESSGKSSVAEMVVLATSSALTAVFYSIYRSRAKAATRLKEAKKVSIDQDLKAILSETPGRCIPYAVIEGLVRSVKDTLNSQFVDDCKGVIERLTLKEEKMVWNRTTHLWNSTEKVIHQRTNTVPFALGSYDENISTTVRVMRPLDAAELDLETTYENFHPTNQSLFNFVSQFISGEQPKGIHELEEMLRLGDSVTGVGELVLDNDLIKLQPPKQGFCYFLTRQNYEFLLRKQVNAGKVWRILSYVFGLAACTTLLYMLWKWYVRCRESKKRRRVMEEFKEQQKRLMRELQIEESSVLPTSCVVCLSRERSLVFLECGHVCACGPCHKALPEPKKCPICRVTIDRVVPLYNS; the protein is encoded by the exons ATGGAGTCGAGTGGAAAATCTTCAGTGGCGGAGATGGTGGTTTTAGCCACCAGCTCTGCACTCACTGCCGTGTTTTATTCCATTTACAGAAGCAGAGCTAAAGCTGCTACTCGTTTAAAG gaAGCTAAAAAAGTCTCAATTGATCAGGATTTAAAAGCCATCCTGTCTGAAACCCCTGGAAGATGCATCCCATATGCCGTCATAGAAG GTTTGGTGAGATCAGTGAAGGACACTCTGAACAGCCAGTTTGTTGATGACTGCAAAGGAGTCATTGAGAGGCTGACTCTGAAAGAGGAGAAGATGGTGTGGAATCGCACCACTCACTTATG GAATAGCACAGAGAAAGTCATCCACCAGCGCACCAACACCGTCCCGTTCGCGCTCGGGTCTTACGACGAAAACATCTCCACCACGGTGCGGGTTATGCGTCCCTTAGACGCGGCAGAGCTGGACCTGGAGACCACCTACGAGAACTTCCACCCCACAAACCAGTCCCTGTTCAACTTCGTCAGCCAATTCATCAGCGGAGAGCAGCCCAAAGGGATCCACGAATTGGAAGAGATGCTGCGCTTGGGCGACAGCGTGACGGGCGTGGGCGAGCTGGTGCTGGACAACGACCTGATTAAGCTGCAGCCGCCCAAGCAGGGCTTTTGTTACTTCCTCACCCGGCAGAACTACGAGTTCCTGCTAAGGAAACAGGTGAATGCCGGGAAGGTGTGGAGGATCCTGTCCTACGTGTTCGGGCTTGCCGCCTGTACCACGCTCCTCTACATGCTGTGGAAGTGGTACGTTCGCTGCCGGGAGAGTAAGAAGCGGCGGCGTGTCATGGAGGAGTTCAAGGAGCAGCAGAAGAGGCTCATGCGTGAGCTCCAGATAGAAGAGAGCAGTGTCCTCCCCACCAGCTGCGTCGTGTGTCTGAGCCGCGAACGCTCTTTAGTGTTTTTGGAGTGCGGTCACGTGTGTGCCTGCGGCCCCTGCCACAAGGCCCTGCCGGAGCCAAAGAAATGCCCCATCTGCAGGGTGACAATCGACAGAGTGGTGCCTCTTTACAACAGCTAA